From Balearica regulorum gibbericeps isolate bBalReg1 chromosome 13, bBalReg1.pri, whole genome shotgun sequence, a single genomic window includes:
- the RANBP10 gene encoding ran-binding protein 10 isoform X4: MREWRAKIQSTIKRFPIGDRLGEWQAMLQNMVSSYLVHHGYCSTATAFARVTDTTIQEEQTSIKNRQRIQKLVLAGRVGEAIEATQQLYPGLLEHNPNLLFMLKCRQFVEMVNGTDSEVRCFSARSPRSQDSYPGSPSLSPRHGSSNSHVHSTGADSPTCSNGVMSTKSKQSHSKYPTLSSSSSSSSSSSPSSVNYSESNSTDSTKSQQHSSTSNQETSDSEMEMEAEHYPNGVLENSSTRIMNGTYKHEEILQTDESSMEDSCPQRQLCGGNHAATERMIQFGRELQMLSEQLCREYGKNTVHKKMLQDAFSLLAYSDPWNCPVGQQLDPIQREPVCAALNSAILESQNLPKQPPLMLALGQASECLRLMARVGLGSCSFARVDDYLH, encoded by the exons ATGAGGGAGTGGCGAGCGAAGATTCAGAGCACCATTAAGCGGTTTCCCATAGGAGACAGACTAGGCGAGTGGCAAGCCATGCTGCAGAA tATGGTTTCGTCGTATTTGGTTCATCATGGGTACTGTTCAACAGCCACCGCCTTTGCCAGAGTCACAGACACCACAATCCAGGAAGAACAGACCTCAATAAAGAATAGACAAA gaaTACAGAAGCTAGTATTAGCAGGCAGAGTGGGAGAGGCTATAGAAGCCACCCAGCAGCTCTATCCTGGCCTCCTAGAACATAACCCCAACCTGCTCTTCATGTTAAA GTGTCGGCAGTTTGTGGAGATGGTGAATGGGACAGACAGTGAAGTCCGTTGTTTCAGTGCCCGCAGCCCCAGATCCCAGGACAGTTACCCCGGGTCCCCCAGCTTAAGTCCTAGACATGGATCAAGCAACTCACACGTGCATAGTACCG GAGCAGATAGTCCAACCTGTAGCAATGGAGTCATGTccacaaaaagcaaacagagtCACAGTAAATACCCAACGCTGAgttcatcatcttcatcttcctcctcctcctccccctcatcTGTGAACTACTCTGAGTCCAATTCTACAGATTCTACCAAATCTCAGCAGCACAGTAGTACGAGTAACCAAGAAACcag TGACAGCGAGATGGAAATGGAGGCTGAGCACTACCCCAATGGAGTCCTGGAAAATTCATCCACCAGGATAATGAATGGCACCTACAAACATGAAGAGATCCTGCAGACGGATGAATCCAGCATGG AAGACAGCTGTCCCCAGAGGCAGCTCTGTGGAGGGAACCACGCTGCCACGGAACGAATGATCCAGTTTGGACGGGAGCTGCAGATGCTGAgtgagcagctttgcagagaataCGGGAAGAACACGGTGCACAAAAAGATGCTTCAG GACGCATTTAGCTTGTTAGCTTACTCAGACCCTTGGAACTGCCCCGTTGGTCAACAGCTGGACCCGATCCAGAGGGAACCTGTGTGTGCTGCTCTTAATAGTGCTATATTGG AATCTCAGAACCTGCCAAAGCAGCCCCCGCTGATGCTTGCCCTGGGCCAGGCCTCGGAGTGTTTGCGGCTCATGGCTCGCGTGGGCTTGGGCTCCTGCTCCTTTGCCAGAGTAGACGACTATTTGCACTAG